The following are encoded in a window of Oreochromis aureus strain Israel breed Guangdong linkage group 10, ZZ_aureus, whole genome shotgun sequence genomic DNA:
- the LOC120442348 gene encoding olfactory receptor 1500-like has translation MAFINLAVENITFVRPAYFIISGFIGIPNIRYYFVFLCFIYILAVVGTTLVMTVITLDHTLRSPKYVAVFNLAFTDLLSSSSLMPKVLDIFLLNHYYISYNDCMTFMFFSFTFYAMQAFNLVVLSFDRVMAIMYPLHYQMRVSHKLILSLIAFFWLLAITLMLIEVGLLTRLSFCKSVVIQSYFCDHGPMYRLGCNDVTPNRAIAGLAPVIILGFPLAFIVGSYCCIGYSLSKISTYRERVKAFKTCTGHLSLVAIYFLPITFVYIFGNVIHPNARIISLSITTALPPMLNPIIYVLQTQEIKESLKKLFQTRAQFRIAAKY, from the coding sequence ATGGCATTTATTAACTTAGCTGTTGAGAACATCACCTTTGTGCGACCTGCATATTTTATAATAAGTGGTTTCATTGGCATACCTAATATTAGATattattttgtctttctgtgttttatttacattcttGCAGTGGTGGGAACCACATTAGTGATGACTGTAATAACATTGGACCATACTTTGAGAAGTCCTAAATATGTTGCTGTTTTTAACCTTGCATTTACAGACCTGTTAAGTAGCTCTTCTTTGATGCCAAAGGTTCTTGACATTTTTCTGTTAAACCATTATTATATTTCCTACAATGACTGCAtgactttcatgtttttcaGCTTTACTTTTTATGCGATGCAGGCTTTTAATCTGGTTGTATTGTCATTTGACAGAGTCATGGCTATCATGTACCCGCTGCACTATCAAATGAGAGTGAGCCACAAGCTCATTTTATCTCTGATCGCTTTTTTCTGGCTTCTTGCCATAACTCTTATGCTCATTGAAGTTGGCCTTCTCACAAGACTTTCTTTTTGTAAGTCTGTCGTTATTCAAAGCTATTTCTGTGATCATGGTCCTATGTATCGTCTTGGCTGCAATGATGTTACCCCCAATCGTGCAATTGCTGGTTTGGCACCTGTTATAATTCTTGGGTTTCCACTGGCATTTATCGTAGGAAGTTATTGCTGTATTGGCTATTCTTTATCAAAAATTTCTACATATAGGGAAAGAGTGAAAGCTTTCAAAACCTGCACAGGTCACCTTTCATTAGTGGCAATTTATTTCCTTCCTATTACATTTGTGTATATCTTTGGGAACGTAATACATCCAAACGCTAGAATCATAAGCCTTTCTATTACCACTGCATTGCCTCCCATGTTAAACCCGATTATCTATGTTCTTCAGACACAGGAGATTAAAGAATCATTAAAGAAGTTGTTCCAAACTAGGGCGCAGTTTAGAATTGCAGCGAAATACTGA